A region of Panicum virgatum strain AP13 chromosome 8N, P.virgatum_v5, whole genome shotgun sequence DNA encodes the following proteins:
- the LOC120685063 gene encoding uncharacterized protein LOC120685063: MCPLRLRCLAPSPGSRSAGTPRRRLPHRRRASPIGRRHRPPRPRALSPSRGQHRSSRCWPPAAAALCAYHCWAAGCTAAESGGRQVNNSQPPNPAEQAAIAAQVAPSTSSHNSTAVTKLSLHNEEEHDYAILFCTCPPATQQNVDVVDDGSPPSAPEQETNQSPPPPSQGTEQNTAGTRVSAAQVQFDPLVIAIESSEPPNLEQGTVGIEEEIVDQDSNHVLDRDEDIIVDPGLRKPIDEMLCYIEREVFLKLKDDDILHHFHE; this comes from the exons CGCTGCCTCGCGCCCTCGCCTGGATCTCGCAGCGCAGGCACGCCTCGTCGCCGTCTCCCCCATCGGCGTCGTGCCTCCCCCATCGGCCGTCGGCATCGTCCCCCGCGGCCCCGCGCGCTCTCGCCGTCTCGCGGGCAGCACCGCAGCAGCCGCTgttggccgccggccgccgctgcgctgTGCGCCTACCACTGCTGGGCTGCGGGCTGCACCGCTGCCGAGTCAGGCGGCCGGCAGGTCAACAACAGCCAGCCGCCCAACCCAGCAGAGCAGGCAGCCATAGCGGCACAGGTAGCACCCAGCACCAGCAGTCACAACTCGACAGCAGTGACCAAATTGAG TTTGCACAATGAAGAGGAGCACGACTATGCAATCTTATTTTGCACGTGTCCCCCTGCCACACAACAAAATGTAGATGTAGTGGATGATGGCTCTCCACCTTCAGCTCCGGAACAAGAAACAAATCAATCTCCTCCACCTCCATCTCAAGGTACAGAACAAAATACAGCTGGGACTAGAGTTAGTGCTGCACAAGTCCAATTTGATCCTCTTGTCATTGCTATAGAGTCAAGTGAGCCTCCTAATCTAGAACAGGGAACAGTAGGAATTGAGGAGGAGATTGTAGATCAGGATTCGAATCATGTGCTTGATCGTGATGAAGATATTATTGTAGATCCTGGCCTTCGGAAACCAATTGATGAAATGCTATGTTATATTGAACGAGAAGTATTTCTGAAGCTAAAAGATGATGACATCTTACATCATTTTCATGAATGA